One genomic region from Anguilla rostrata isolate EN2019 chromosome 2, ASM1855537v3, whole genome shotgun sequence encodes:
- the LOC135243535 gene encoding inositol 1,4,5-trisphosphate receptor-interacting protein, whose protein sequence is MMQAASFVTVVTAIFYHLSRVGYENNAPMTVQQEEGVQLAPSPKAQEVSRSERDFCPVYQQLPPGGQEQTYVRQSGLNSTHADGGPNGVGDVLLWLLVHFLWRRLRSPNSRDPARARAEDRVLAEGSVPVCPRALRLDDGGGGSGGGVLGGGFYGRCVRGASQERWRTLEFVEGFSDDLLGALRRTLGGEADLRVEDCVGVGSVYESWRAGEPLACDLLVPLAPPEPYRFSFRLWRGSGNGARPVGQASGRIRLEGPAGDEAGCLCATAGPEEDVLCLVHGPRATTKADVLESLLCSKDTPYLARDRVTKWFRTAVAKAWGQISHKYDFELTFRNRDSPGALRVRFRSGKTVVFNLTPAVRFEDSDAYFVSHFTSDAGDRSPTSWPLSFAVYERRLLKHLAERLPEDSCHLRCLQIVSFLHKKQVGLTGGTSLSVYHLKTALLHLLLDKRPSEWSATQLEDRACDLLEFVREGLRKTELLHALIGNGRVPKEVGIPPVFRAAEPVDLFRPLAAQERLRAGAAEHFGEMLRNAALLMQEYALRWARG, encoded by the coding sequence ATGATGCAAGCTGCCAGTTTTGTAACCGTGGTGACGGCGATTTTCTACCACCTCAGCAGAGTGGGGTATGAGAACAACGCTCCCATGACGGTGCAACAAGAGGAAGGGGTTCAGCTGGCGCCTTCTCCAAAAGCCCAAGAGGTGTCGAGATCAGAGCGAGATTTTTGTCCCGTGTACCAGCAGCTTCCTCCGGGAGGTCAGGAACAGACTTACGTACGCCAGAGTGGCCTCAACAGTACTCACGCGGACGGCGGGCCCAATGGCGTCGGCGACGTCCTCCTCTGGCTCCTCGTGCACTTCCTGTGGAGACGGCTGCGGAGCCCAAACTCCCGGGACCCCGCTCGGGCCCGGGCTGAGGACCGCGTCCTCGCCGAGGGGTCGGTCCCGGTCTGTCCCCGGGCGCTTCGTCTggacgacggcggcggcggcagcggcggcggcgtcctGGGGGGGGGCTTCTACGGGAGGTGCGTCCGCGGCGCCTCGCAGGAGCGCTGGAGGACGCTGGAGTTCGTGGAGGGCTTTTCCGACGACCTGCTGGGAGCCCTGCGGCGCACGCTCGGCGGGGAGGCCGACCTGCGGGTGGAGGACTGCGTCGGGGTGGGGAGCGTGTACGAGTCGTGGCGGGCGGGCGAGCCCCTGGCGTGCGACCTGCTGGTCCCCCTCGCCCCGCCGGAGCCCTACCGTTTCAGTTTTCGGCTTTGGCGCGGCTCCGGTAACGGCGCCCGTCCCGTTGGGCAGGCCTCGGGGAGAATCCGGCTTGAGGGGCCCGCCGGGGACGAGGCCGGCTGCCTCTGCGCCACGGCCGGCCCCGAGGAGGACGTGCTGTGTTTGGTGCACGGCCCGCGCGCGACGACAAAAGCCGACGTCCTGGAGAGCCTCTTGTGCTCGAAGGACACGCCGTACCTAGCCAGGGACCGGGTCACCAAGTGGTTCCGAACAGCCGTCGCGAAAGCGTGGGGGCAGATCTCCCACAAGTACGACTTCGAGCTCACGTTTCGCAACCGGGACTCCCCGGGGGCTCTGAGGGTCAGGTTCCGATCGGGGAAGACCGTCGTCTTCAACCTCACTCCGGCCGTCCGCTTCGAAGATTCGGACGCTTATTTCGTCTCGCACTTCACGTCGGACGCGGGCGACCGTTCGCCCACCTCCTGGCCCCTGTCCTTCGCGGTCTACGAGAGGCGCCTGCTTAAACATTTGGCTGAAAGGTTGCCGGAAGATTCGTGCCACCTCCGCTGCCTTCAGATCGTGTCGTTCCTGCACAAGAAGCAGGTCGGCCTGACGGGCGGGACCTCCCTGAGCGTCTACCACCTGAAGACCGCGCTGCTCCATCTGCTCTTGGACAAGAGGCCCTCGGAGTGGTCCGCCACCCAGCTGGAAGACCGCGCCTGCGACCTTCTGGAGTTCGTCCGGGAGGGTCTTCGGAAGACGGAGCTCCTTCACGCCTTAATCGGGAACGGTCGGGTTCCGAAGGAAGTCGGAATTCCGCCCGTCTTCCGCGCGGCCGAGCCCGTCGATCTTTTCCGCCCCCTCGCGGCGCAGGAACGTCTGCGCGCCGGAGCGGCGGAGCACTTTGGGGAGATGCTCAGGAACGCGGCCCTGCTGATGCAGGAATACGCGCTCCGCTGGGCCCGGGGCTGA
- the LOC135243610 gene encoding calcium homeostasis modulator protein 1: MDKFRMMFQFLQSNQESFMNGICGIMALASAQLYSAFEFSCPCMPEYNYAYGIGILVIPPVWFFLLGFVLNNNVSILTEEWKRPAGERGKDPTVLRYMLCSITQRSLIAPAVWISVTLMDGKSFLCAFSVDLDVNRFEKRRNHNLSEAELLRLLAKIPCKHIFEGHDVISREEASRYIQCISQAFGWTFLLLLTVIAFMIRAIRPCFTQAAFLKTKYWSHYIDIERKMFDETCTEHAKTFAKVCIQQYFESASGEMHSFHNHRFDTPDSDDEEKHKSDEEKLLGITAQDDMNKVLWNWHACKPPLTLKKDLLNGDANGNGLMNGFAHQTPKKEWVTYHSKV; this comes from the exons ATGGATAAATTTCGTATGATGTTCCAGTTTTTGCAGTCCAATCAAGAGTCTTTCATGAATGGCATCTGTGGCATCATGGCTTTGGCCAGCGCGCAGCTATACTCAGCCTTCGAGTTCAGCTGCCCCTGTATGCCGGAGTATAACTACGCGTATGGGATCGGGATTTTAGTAATTCCGCCAGTTTGGTTTTTCTTACTTGGGTTTGTGTTGAACAACAACGTTTCGATCCTGACTGAAGAGTGGAAACGGCCGGCAGGAGAGCGCGGGAAAGACCCGACGGTCCTGCGCTACATGTTGTGTTCAATTACGCAGCGCTCTCTGATCGCGCCAGCGGTTTGGATATCCGTGACGCTGATGGACGGGAAAAGTTTCCTTTGCGCCTTCAGCGTCGACTTGGACGTAAATCGGTTTGAAAAGCGGAGAAATCACAACCTCTCGGAAGCGGAGCTCCTAAGATTGCTGGCCAAAATTCCATGCAAGCACATATTCGAGGGCCATGACGTTATATCACGAGAAGAAGCATCCAGGTATATCCAGTGTATATCACAG GCGTTTGGTTGGaccttcctgctgctgctgaccgTCATCGCTTTCATGATCAGAGCGATCCGGCCTTGTTTTACGCAGGCCGCCTTTCTGAAAACCAAGTATTGGTCCCACTACATCGACATAGAGCGCAAGATGTTCGACGAGACCTGCACGGAGCACGCGAAAACCTTCGCCAAGGTGTGCATTCAGCAGTACTTCGAGAGCGCCAGCGGCGAGATGCACAGCTTTCACAACCACCGCTTCGACACGCCCGACAGCGACGACGAGGAAAAACACAAGAGCGACGAGGAGAAGCTCCTGGGCATCACGGCCCAGGACGACATGAACAAAGTCCTCTGGAACTGGCACGCGTGCAAACCGCCACTCACCCTGAAAAAGGACCTTCTTAATGGAGACGCCAACGGAAATGGTTTGATGAACGGCTTTGCTCACCAGACGCCCAAGAAAGAGTGGGTTACCTACCATAGTAAggtttga
- the zgc:175214 gene encoding RING finger protein 122: protein MHPFQWCNGCLCGLGLQSTEKSCKMTSENIYHLPLNAYVIVLGVGLFIFMLSMIFCCYLFRLRRQGTREQYGYNEVVLKGAGKKLSLLGQTCAVCLEEFRTRDELGVCPCSHAFHKKCLVKWLEIRSVCPMCNKPICRVQADAPQGAEGPQDPEEV, encoded by the exons ATGCACCCATTCCAGTGGTGTAACG GTTGCCTGTGTGGCCTGGGGTTGCAGAGTACAGAAAAGTCCTGCAAGATGACGTCGGAAAACATCTACCACCTCCCGCTCAACGCGTATGTCATCGTGCTGGGCGTCGGCCTCTTCATCTTTATGCTGAGCATGATATTTTGCTGCTACCTGTTCAG GTTAAGACGACAGGGGACAAGGGAGCAATACGGCTACAATGAG GTCGTGCTGAAAGGAGCGGGGAAGAAACTGAGTCTTCTTGGA CAGACCTGCGCGGTGTGCCTGGAGGAGTTTCGGACCAGAGACGAGCTCGGCGTGTGTCCGTGCTCTCACGCATTTCACAAGAA GTGCCTGGTGAAATGGCTGGAGATCCGGAGCGTGTGCCCCATGTGCAACAAGCCCATCTGCAGGGTGCAGGCCGACGCCCCCCAGGGTGCCGAGGGCCCCCAGGACCCCGAGGAGGTGTGA
- the pdcd11 gene encoding protein RRP5 homolog — protein MASLEDDFPRGGIIKKPAGSKSARQKVEVDNLFAVHEPEQKKKRKSAKEVDEIKAKKKKFKEDHLKLNATNNIDILHFKSLKVGTLLLGCVKEVTNFAVTVSLPSGLTGYLPIANISESYTKILSEQLDSGNNLDEILALPCLFSPGMLIRCALASLETAKAGHVSLRVTVNPKEVNKGLSSGSLKAGMLLSGCVESIEDHGFLIDIGLSGTKAFLPKAKDIAKAAHQADLKVGQYLHCLLEEVKNGGRVARVSISPPAIARACAETQHGWTLSSLLPGLVVKAQIKQVSPHGMILEFLSSFRGSVDFMHVDPDKASSYSPGDSVKACILYIEPGTHTVGLSLRSHLLQPGGAVEPVMSDRIGEVVRGCRMAAMHYHSGAVLELPEETLAFVHKSHIKEPNQMFNPNRVKAIAALDCRITGFSPLEQMHLASLRRSIIEAAFLRYQDLQPGQIVEGTVTSLQSFGMEVKLSEHVKGMVPRTHLADVLLSHPEKKYSVGNRVKCRVLTVEPRVRKLVMTRKKALVESTLPLIRSYADARVGRVAHGFIVCVKDFGCIVRFYDNVKGLVPVRELTSEPVVVPAELFYVGQVVKAKVLSCDAEREKLLLSFKAVADGVTEAAENFSFEIGKNVEARLVKKVPTGLGVSILPEEASALLPTAHLSDHVSNCGLLWEALREGDVISNVLCLSRNKQSIVLTKKPLVKAALQDGVVAREFSEIQVGMELIGWIKNVMPYGVFVEFPHGLVGLAPISAMCDRFLSSTSAPFQPGQTVVAKVTNLDKEKQRFLVTLKVSEVGDEAERDRARLVQGLKEREAVTEMMATRAESELLQFLSTLTLGHTLKMTVEEVKDDGTAKLVAGQPEGATVLATKYHVTDVTVTPGQNVTGVVLHVDLFTSHVYVSLLSRLVANKKTLQADANLLATVEYVEQDFAVISLGDTGHLTMVHTAAHLNEYLKESEKLCPGKTFAVTVKEPSCEELGGLPLVARGSLKSPVAKKREAPVSAASAPDSEVPRGPKHAYRVGDTVTGTVRSVRPTSALVSLENGVTGLVHVSDISDAVKPGSFPTSSLKVGAAVTARVVGGKEARSHKFLPISHPNFTFTMPQLSLLSPSKVKEDDPLQQTSTKEQLKRYQPGEEVVCFVSKFDKPKKFLDVALTPSVNGSVELLAMTLDPKEAKHPEKFFKLGQALKATVVGLHSSKKWLSLSLTGTHSLVEGVRTLGTVKKVVPHVGLVVTLPFRRTGLASLVDLADSYRPSPLDHYSEGQVVRCCVVGEENDKLQLSLRPSRAHPEKALPVKDAEVLSIDDLKVGQNVRGYVKSVGDQGVFVRLSRTITGRVKFQEVTSFFVRDHSLYSKHILPSSLFTTKVLSVDKENGQVDLSLLPEDTGKPDVLPESLGLPQRLRGEEKEKHDAAQRKRKRTASESEPVRADASAKNQRKEKKTKGGRPEENDSGVEVYFREEEEDNEDVKPEKKSAPAAPVVPEGGPVRLQVAGGFSWDVALSSLRPATAGIGADSSEDEDEEEQAKPQKKSRREREQEQQRAESALAQREGELMDPGRRPQSAAGFERLVLGSPDSSLLWLQYMAFHLQAAEIEQARAVAERALKTISFREEREKLNVWVALLNLENLYGSADSLRAAFERALQFCEPLPVYQQLADIYATSGKHKEAEDLYRNMAKRFRQERAVWLSYGSYLLRQGQSDAAHALLQRALKSLPVKEHVDLIAKFAQLEFQHGDAERAKSMFDRTLTSYPKRTDLWSVYLDLMVKHGTQKEVRALFDRVIHLSVAVKRIKFFFKRYLEYEKKHGTPESVQAVKEKALEYVEAKGPGEAS, from the exons atggcATCACTGGAGGACGACTTTCCACGTGGGGGCATCATTAAGAAGCCAGCTGGAAGCAAATCCGCGAGACAGAAAGTTGAAGTGGACAATTTGTTCGCG GTCCATGagccagaacaaaaaaagaaaagaaagtctGCAAAAGAGGTGGATGAAATCAaggcaaagaagaagaaattcaAAGAAGACCAcctgaaattaaatgcaaccAACAACATAGATATTCTCCATTTTAAG AGCCTCAAGGTGGGAACTCTTCTTCTTGGCTGCGTGAAGGAGGTGACGAACTTCGCGGTGACGGTCAGTCTTCCCAGCGGCCTCACCGGCTACCTCCCCATCGCCAACATCTCCGAGTCCTACACCAAGATCCTGAGCGAGCAGCTGGACTCTGGGAACAATCTCGAC GAGATTTTGGCTCTTCCCTGTCTGTTCTCTCCTGGAATGCTGATTCGGTGCGCGTTGGCTAGTTTGGAGACGGCAAAGGCGGGGCACGTGAGCCTCCGGGTGACGGTCAACCCGAAGGAGGTGAACAAAGGGCTGAGTTCTGGATCTCTGAAAGCGGGCATG CTGCTGAGTGGTTGTGTGGAAAGCATCGAGGACCACGGCTTCCTGATTGACATTGGCCTCAGCGGAACCAAAGCTTTCCTCCCGAAAGCAAAGGACATCGCCAAGGCTGCTCATCAGG CCGACCTGAAGGTGGGCCAGTACCTGCACTgcctgctggaggaggtgaagaatGGCGGCCGCGTCGCCCGCGTGTCCATTAGCCCCCCGGCCATCGCTCGGGCCTGCGCAGAGACCCAGCATGGCTGGACCCTCAGCAGTCTACTCCCAGGCCTGGTGGTCAAAGCACAGATCAAGCAg GTCAGTCCTCACGGGATGATCCTGGAGTTCCTGTCCTCCTTCCGGGGCTCTGTGGACTTCATGCACGTCGACCCGGACAAAGCGTCCAGCTACAGTCCCGGAGATAGC GTGAAGGCCTGCATTCTCTACATTGAGCCCGGCACGCACACCGTGGGCCTGTCGCTGCGCAGCCACCTGCTGCAGCCAGGGGGCGCAGTGGAGCCGGTGATGAGCGACAGAATCGGCGAGGTGGTGAGAGGCTGCAGGATGGCGGCGATGCACTACCACTCCGGGGCGGTGCTGGAGCTGCCCGAGGAGACGCTGGCCTTCGTGCAC AAAAGTCACATCAAAGAGCCGAATCAGATGTTCAACCCAAACCGCGTGAAGGCGATAGCCGCGCTGGACTGCCGCATCACGGGCTTCAGCCCCCTGGAGCAGATGCACCTGGCCAGCCTGCGCAG GAGCATTATTGAGGCCGCCTTCCTCCGATATCAGGACCTTCAGCCGGGGCAGATTGTGGAG GGCACGGTGACCTCCCTGCAGAGCTTTGGGATGGAGGTGAAGCTGTCGGAACACGTGAAGGGCATGGTGCCCCGGACACACCTGGCCGACGTGTTGCTGAGCCACCCGGAGAAGAAGTACAGCGTGGGAAACAGGGTCAAGTGTCGG GTGCTGACGGTGGAACCCCGCGTGAGGAAGCTGGTGATGACGAGGAAGAAGGCCCTGGTGGAGTCCACCCTGCCGCTGATCCGCAGCTACGCGGACGCCAGGGTGGGCCGCGTCGCCCACGGGTTCATCGTCTGCGTGAAGGACTTCGGCTGCATCGTCCGTTTCTACGACAACGTGAAGGGCCTGGTGCCCGTGCGCGAGCTCACGAGCGAGCCGGTGGTGGTCCCCGCAGAGCTGTTCTATGTGGGACAG GTCGTTAAGGCCAAGGTCCTGTCATGTGACGCTGAGCGGGAAAAGCTCCTGCTGTCCTTCAAGGCTGTTGCCGACGGCGTGACGGAAGCTGCAGAAAACTTCAGCTTTGAAATTGGAAAG AACGTGGAGGCGCGGCTGGTGAAGAAAGTTCCCACCGGTTTGGGCGTGTCCATTCTTCCCGAAGAGGCCTCCGCCCTCCTGCCCACCGCGCACCTCTCCGACCACGTGTCCAACTGCGGCCTCCTCTGGGAGGCGCTGCGAGAGGGGGACGTCATCTCCAACGTCCTCTGCCTCAGCAGGAACAAGCAGAGCATA GTGCTGACGAAGAAGCCGCTGGTGAAGGCCGCCCTGCAGGACGGCGTCGTCGCCCGCGAGTTCTCCGAGATCCAGGTGGGGatggagctgattggctggatcaAGAACGTCATGCCGTACGGGGTGTTCGTGGAGTTCCCCCACGGCCTCGTGGGTCTGGCCCCGATATCC GCCATGTGCGACAGGTTCCTCAGCAGCACCTCCGCGCCCTTCCAGCCGGGACAGACGGTGGTCGCCAAGGTGACCAACCTGGACAAGGAGAAGCAGAGGTTCCTGGTGACCCTGAAGGTGTCAGAGGTCGGGGACGAGGCGGAGCGCGATCGGGCCAGACTGGTGCAGGGCCTGAAGGAGAGGGAGGCCGTGACCGAAATGATGGCCACTAGAG CTGAGAGCGAGCTGCTCCAGTTCCTCTCCACTCTGACGTTGGGACACACGCTGAAGATGACAGTTGAAGAAGTGAAGGATGATGGGACTGCAAAGCTCGTGGCAGGCCAGCCCGAGGGCGCTACAGTATTGGCCACAAAGTACCATGTGACTG ACGTGACTGTTACTCCGGGTCAGAACGTTACCGGCGTTGTTCTCCACGTGGATCTCTTCACCTCTCACGTTTATGTTTCCCTCCTTTCCCGCCTGGTGGCCAATAAGAAGACT CTTCAGGCAGATGCAAATCTGCTTGCAACAGTGGAGTATGTGGAGCAGGACTTTGCCGTCATCTCATTGGGCGACACGGGTCACCTGACCATGGTTCATACCGCCGCTCATTTAAACGAGTACCTGAAGGAGTCGGAGAAGCTCTGTCCCGGGAAGACCTTCGCCGTGACCGTGAAAGAGCCCAGCTGTGAAGAACTGGGagggctccccctggtggcccGGGGGTCCCTAAAATCCCCCGTGGCTAAGAAACGCGAGGCGCCCGTCTCGGCGGCCTCTGCCCCGGACAGCGAGGTTCCCAGGGGCCCGAAGCACGCGTACCGCGTGGGCGACACGGTGACGGGGACAGTGAGGTCCGTGCGGCCCACCTCGGCGCTCGTGTCCCTGGAGAACGGCGTGACGGGCCTGGTTCACGTCTCGGACATCTCGGACGCGGTGAAGCCCGGCAGCTTCCCCACTTCCTCCCTGAAGGTGGGCGCCGCCGTCACGGCCCGCGTCGTTGGCGGGAAGGAGGCCCGAAGCCACAA gttCCTGCCCATCTCCCACCCCAACTTCACCTTCACGATGCCTCAGCTCTCCCTTCTTTCCCCCAG CAAGGTGAAAGAAGATGATCCTCTCCAGCAGACAAGCACTAAAGAGCAGCTGAAGAGATATCAGCCTGGCGAAGAGGTCGTCTGCTTTGTGTCTAAG TTTGACAAACCGAAGAAATTTTTGGATGTGGCCCTGACCCCGTCCGTCAACGGCAGCGTGGAATTGCTGGCCATGACTCTCGATCCGAAA GAAGCCAAGCACCCTGAGAAGTTCTTTAAATTGGGTCAGGCACTGAAAGCAACAGTCGTTGGACTCCATTCCTCCAAGAAgtggctctctctttctctaaccG GCACACACAGCCTCGTGGAGGGAGTGCGGACGCTGGGAACCGTGAAGAAGGTCGTGCCGCACGTCGGCCTTGTGGTGACGCTGCCCTTCCGGAGGACAGGCCTCGCCTCATTGGTCGATCTGGCCGACTCCTATAGGCCCAGCCCTCTGGATCATTACAGCGAGGGGCAGGTGGTCAG GTGCTGCGTGGTCGGCGAGGAGAACGATAAACTGCAGCTGTCTCTGCGTCCGTCCAG GGCCCATCCCGAAAAGGCGCTTCCGGTGAAAGATGCCGAAGTGTTGTCCATCGATGACCTGAAAGTCGGCCAGAACGTGCGAGGCTACGTCAAATCTGTGGGAGACCAGGGAGTTTTCGTGAG GCTGTCCAGGACCATCACGGGCAGGGTGAAGTTCCAGGAGGTCACCAGCTTCTTCGTGCGAGACCACAGCTTGTACAGCAAGCACATTCTCCCGAGCTCCCTGTTCACCACCAAGGTGCTGAG tgtggACAAAGAGAACGGCCAGGTGGATCTGTCGCTGCTTCCTGAAGACACGGGGAAGCCGGACGTCCTCCCAGAATCCCTGGGGCTGCCGCAGCggctgaggggggaggagaaggagaagcacGACGCCGCCCAgcggaagaggaagaggaccgCCTCCGAGAGTGAGCCGGTGAGAGCAG ATGCGTCGGCcaaaaatcaaagaaaagagaagaaaacaaaggGAGGACGACCGGAGGAGAATGACAGTGGGGTGGAGGTGTActtcagagaggaagaggaggacaaTGAAGACGTGAAGCCGGAGAAG AAGAGCGCTCCGGCCGCCCCAGTGGTCCCAGAGGGGGGCCCGGTCCGGCTCCAGGTGGCGGGAGGCTTCTCCTGGGACGTGGCCCTCAGCTCTCTGCGTCCCGCCACGGCGGGAATCGGGGCGGACTCCAgcgaggatgaggatgaggaagagcaggccAAG ccccagAAGAAGAGTCGGCGGGAgcgggagcaggagcagcagcgggCGGAGTCGGCGCTGGCGCAGCGGGAGGGCGAGCTGATGGACCCGGGGAGGCGGCCCCAGAGCGCGGCCGGGTTCGAGCGGCTGGTGCTGGGCTCGCCCGACAGCTCgctgctgtggctgcagtaCATGGCCTTCCACCTGCAGGCCGCCGAGATCGAGCAGGCCCGCGCGGTGGCCGAGCGCGCCCTCAAAACCATCTCCTTCAG GGAGGAGCGGGAGAAGCTGAACGTGTGGGTGGCGCTGCTGAACCTGGAGAACCTGTACGGCTCTGCGGACAGTCTCCGCGCCGCCTTCGAGCGCGCCCTGCAGTTCTGCGAGCCGCTCCCCGTCTACCAGCAGCTCGCCGACATCTACGCCACGTCCGGCAAGCACAAG GAAGCGGAGGACCTGTACAGGAACATGGCGAAGCGCTTCCGGCAGGAGCGGGCGGTGTGGCTGAGCTACGGCTCCTACCTGCTCCGGCAGGGCCAGAGCGACGCTGCTCACGCCCTCCTGCAGAGGGCGCTCAAGAGCCTCCCGGTCAAAGAGC ATGTGGATCTGATTGCCAAGTTTGCTCAGCTGGAGTTCCAGCACGGCGACGCGGAGCGAGCCAAGTCCATGTTCGACAGAACGCTGACCAGCTACCCCAAGCGCACGGACCTTTGGTCCGTGTACCTCGACCTGATGGTGAAGCATGGCACGCAGAAGGAGGTCCG GGCCCTGTTTGACCGCGTGATCCACCTGAGCGTGGCCGTGAAGAGGATAAAGTTCTTCTTCAAACGTTACCTGGAGTACGAGAAGAAGCACGGCACGCCTGAGAGCGTGCAGGCGGTGAAGGAGAAGGCCCTGGAGTACGTGGAGGCGAAGGGCCCGGGGGAGGCCAGCTGA
- the atp5md gene encoding ATP synthase membrane subunit DAPIT, mitochondrial — MAGHDAGTQHQFTGIAKYFNAYTITGRRNCVLATYAGIAGIILFFKLKPKKQKAVTAS, encoded by the exons ATGGCAGGACACGACGCAGGAACGCAACACCAGTTCACTGGTATTGCGAAGTACTTCAATGCATACACCATTACAGGAAGGAGGAAT TGCGTGCTGGCTACGTATGCAGGAATTGCCGGGATTATCCTGTTCTTTAAACTGAAACCCAAGAAGCAGAAGGCGGTTACAGCTAGCTAA